A single genomic interval of Halomonas sp. GT harbors:
- a CDS encoding ABC transporter ATP-binding protein — MTNSERNEIHGDQVLDLMAALARAVLWPFRWRVLTILLIQIVSQVMLLASLVLPWQLLQVLITGHSRIDGWVPRVDNHGGKIAVLIALAVLCFCTYALLQWLVKKAIAHFSTLILGHLNKTRLVANHRLLGKRVLGIVIGALSSTVIALLFCLLIALLHPLLALLAVTCVLGLVMIVGFYYRFERVTKIQNMLQGNVLTVINISFALGFLIIVLDYFNGTMRPLLTLFILLLGMRQLMAASVNGLVNFLSIIKYFQQINMLLLPRSQQISLFSTTDFVQRFEQATLQRWLLPWLVECHYCHRDPEILQCRLLSGRAIAHVLVRDVDSNGFPRYRLLKCYIPARENEALHEISLLSEVGGYCYGVIPTVPVLLASGRLPWCSFLLLEVGDTPPQWKNSEERKPWMSELRQGLRHVPVPNNIITQYAATFASLPERMRNIKASHFSYLTQEDNQTFQVERFMKLWPLMIVEIERLPKCLTVQNASSARMATIGKYMLLLDWHGWVYDTLGAHWPLSAKLNAEVLELISTQWESPNNQQGWSEFASPTMAANCVALAARAHEFCQRCHLNNDSGALNMMSGLIKAYETIGLVDEQKAVVERSVQY; from the coding sequence ATGACTAACAGTGAGAGAAACGAGATTCACGGAGATCAAGTTCTCGACCTGATGGCTGCGTTAGCTCGTGCGGTATTGTGGCCATTTCGTTGGCGCGTATTGACTATCTTGCTAATACAAATTGTAAGTCAGGTCATGCTGTTGGCAAGCCTAGTGCTACCCTGGCAACTGCTTCAAGTGTTGATCACCGGGCATAGTCGTATAGATGGTTGGGTTCCCAGGGTGGATAACCATGGTGGCAAGATAGCGGTATTAATCGCATTGGCAGTGCTCTGCTTTTGCACCTACGCCTTACTTCAATGGCTAGTCAAAAAAGCCATTGCGCATTTTTCGACCCTAATTCTTGGTCATTTGAATAAAACCCGGTTAGTTGCCAACCACCGATTACTTGGCAAACGCGTGTTAGGCATTGTGATAGGTGCTTTGTCATCAACGGTGATTGCACTGCTTTTCTGTCTTTTAATCGCTCTTCTACATCCTCTGCTAGCGCTATTAGCAGTTACTTGTGTGTTGGGGCTGGTGATGATCGTTGGCTTTTACTATCGCTTTGAGCGGGTGACGAAAATTCAGAATATGTTGCAAGGCAACGTTCTGACAGTCATCAATATCAGCTTTGCGTTAGGGTTTTTAATTATTGTCCTAGATTATTTCAATGGGACGATGCGTCCACTCTTGACACTGTTCATATTGCTGCTGGGAATGCGCCAATTAATGGCGGCCAGTGTTAATGGATTGGTCAATTTCTTGAGTATCATCAAGTATTTTCAGCAGATTAATATGCTGCTTTTGCCTCGCTCCCAGCAGATATCTCTCTTTTCAACCACGGATTTTGTACAACGTTTTGAACAAGCAACGCTTCAACGTTGGCTATTGCCATGGTTAGTTGAGTGTCATTATTGCCACCGCGATCCTGAAATTTTGCAGTGTCGCCTGCTTTCTGGGCGAGCCATCGCACACGTGTTGGTTCGGGATGTGGATAGCAATGGCTTCCCTCGCTATAGGTTGTTGAAGTGCTACATCCCTGCTCGGGAAAATGAAGCGCTTCATGAAATATCGCTATTGAGTGAAGTCGGTGGCTATTGTTATGGAGTCATCCCTACTGTGCCTGTGTTACTAGCCAGCGGTCGTTTGCCCTGGTGCTCCTTTTTGTTATTGGAAGTGGGGGACACACCTCCTCAATGGAAAAACTCTGAAGAACGTAAGCCTTGGATGAGTGAGCTACGTCAAGGCTTACGACATGTCCCTGTGCCAAACAATATCATTACCCAGTACGCTGCAACGTTTGCCTCATTACCTGAACGCATGAGAAATATTAAGGCATCGCATTTTTCCTATCTGACGCAAGAAGACAATCAGACCTTTCAAGTTGAGCGTTTCATGAAGTTATGGCCGCTTATGATCGTTGAGATAGAAAGGCTCCCCAAATGCTTGACGGTGCAAAATGCGAGTAGCGCGCGCATGGCAACCATAGGCAAGTATATGCTTCTGCTGGACTGGCATGGTTGGGTGTATGACACGCTGGGGGCCCACTGGCCGCTATCTGCAAAGCTAAATGCGGAAGTACTTGAGCTAATCAGCACTCAATGGGAAAGCCCTAATAATCAGCAAGGTTGGTCGGAGTTCGCTTCACCCACCATGGCGGCGAACTGTGTCGCACTCGCTGCGCGCGCTCATGAATTCTGCCAACGCTGTCATCTTAATAATGATTCAGGCGCACTCAATATGATGTCCGGGCTTATAAAAGCCTATGAAACCATTGGGCTGGTTGATGAACAAAAAGCCGTAGTAGAACGCTCCGTTCAGTATTAA
- a CDS encoding UDP-N-acetylmuramoyl-tripeptide--D-alanyl-D-alanine ligase, producing MPDNKRYSLPSSLIQRQQGAGKAIQAARQVDLAHALDGIGETVMPMWLNRHAQPAEFVQLMLISVSDGYERAQVASVQLDLCDLQTGNWAALLPALKQALEQLERKFPRPLVWCRLEWPFAVREWQWQALKQDIKRYKRNYFRSGLAFVGKKLPRLLLTEMELNANACLYAGNQVAHADINQAHLERYIKARHGSSQMPDFADNMPAWSFSTAGVFVDVSGENANVYALETQPRCWGRREAPPLTAVSTGELIARSTRFLGKQVNEDGRYVYGYFPCFDRRINTYNVLRHASSTYALLEGYEVCVEQGLLSNEQLDILRQQITSALSGLCSRFVIHRQGAAYVVDAGDIIKLGANAVAVLALVKYHQVTGDGRYADLADALAQGMTRMQEADGSFVHVLNAADLSVKEKTRIIYYDGEAAFALMRLYDHTGNNRWLECVVKAFDYFIASGHENAHDHWLAYCSNELVTHRPERKYFAFAVRNITGYVDFIHKRATTFPTLLELSMAFHKTLLKLGARPDLADVLNGFDINAFYRALHARANYLLNGFFWPEVAMYFKAPATIVDGFFIRHHSFRVRIDDVEHYLSGLVAYQQMLREASYASVKPRVGNRLDAKAIASATEGVWASVPPDDWQAIGLCCWPKSFQPGQVVVARSKEMDKGFLPFAAVKSLVSKGASAVICDDRETYRDIGVPVLHVADVRAATLAIGQWQRRNYAGRVIGVTGSAGKTTAVAMLAHVLNYTGAVGQTQGSANLPIGIAWNMASMPQKAPYWVVEMAIGSMAQNTDLARPDIAIVTNIAASHLVYHRSLDEIARKKSLIFQGMPPNGIAILYRDMPHYIYLAEQARRYHLQVVSFGEHPDADIRMLEFAGNSGRIMCDGVVYELGLSAAGRHMLLNAMAVLAVARQDNLPLDIVISRLASFQAVAGRGEVRAIDCYGMPITLYDETYNANPLSMRMALEAFSSLPVDANKKLLIIGDMLELGAESERLHQELAPILAAQSARSILLCGKHCQALLPLLGGEASGVFHFADVEALEAALPDHLVPQDSVFVKASHGIGLHALFSQLPHD from the coding sequence ATGCCCGATAATAAACGTTATTCACTGCCTAGCTCGCTTATACAACGTCAGCAGGGTGCTGGGAAAGCTATACAGGCTGCCCGACAGGTTGACTTAGCGCATGCTTTAGATGGTATCGGCGAAACGGTGATGCCTATGTGGTTGAACCGGCATGCGCAGCCAGCAGAGTTTGTTCAGCTAATGCTGATCTCTGTAAGCGATGGCTATGAGCGCGCTCAAGTTGCTTCTGTGCAGCTTGATTTGTGCGACTTACAGACAGGCAATTGGGCAGCCTTACTCCCCGCGTTGAAGCAGGCACTAGAACAGCTTGAGCGAAAGTTCCCACGTCCATTAGTGTGGTGTCGGTTGGAGTGGCCTTTTGCCGTGCGTGAATGGCAATGGCAAGCCCTAAAACAAGATATTAAGCGTTACAAGCGCAACTATTTCCGTAGTGGCTTAGCCTTTGTGGGCAAGAAGCTTCCTCGACTCTTGCTAACAGAGATGGAGCTTAACGCTAATGCCTGTTTGTATGCAGGCAATCAGGTGGCGCATGCTGATATTAATCAGGCTCACCTAGAGCGCTATATAAAAGCGCGTCATGGCTCAAGTCAGATGCCAGACTTTGCCGATAATATGCCAGCTTGGAGCTTTTCTACCGCTGGCGTATTTGTGGATGTTAGTGGCGAAAATGCTAACGTTTATGCCCTGGAGACTCAGCCGAGATGCTGGGGCAGGCGAGAAGCTCCTCCTCTAACAGCGGTATCCACAGGCGAGTTAATCGCACGTTCCACCCGCTTCTTAGGCAAACAAGTAAATGAAGATGGCCGCTATGTGTATGGCTATTTTCCCTGCTTTGATCGTCGTATTAACACCTACAACGTATTACGCCACGCCAGTAGTACCTATGCCTTATTGGAAGGCTATGAAGTCTGTGTGGAGCAAGGGCTTTTAAGTAATGAGCAGCTAGACATTTTACGCCAGCAGATTACTAGCGCGCTTTCGGGGTTATGTTCCAGGTTCGTTATTCATCGCCAAGGCGCTGCCTATGTGGTGGATGCAGGCGACATTATCAAGCTGGGAGCCAATGCGGTCGCTGTTCTTGCACTAGTGAAATATCACCAAGTCACGGGGGATGGTCGCTATGCTGATTTGGCGGATGCGCTGGCGCAGGGGATGACGAGAATGCAGGAAGCCGATGGTAGCTTTGTGCACGTGCTCAATGCTGCGGATTTATCGGTTAAGGAAAAAACACGGATCATTTATTACGATGGCGAAGCTGCTTTTGCCTTAATGCGGCTTTACGACCATACCGGAAATAACCGGTGGCTGGAGTGTGTGGTCAAAGCATTTGACTACTTTATTGCTAGTGGTCACGAAAATGCTCACGACCATTGGCTTGCGTATTGCTCTAATGAACTGGTGACGCATCGTCCAGAGCGCAAGTATTTTGCGTTTGCGGTGCGCAATATCACTGGTTATGTCGACTTTATTCACAAGCGGGCCACGACGTTTCCAACGTTGCTTGAACTATCAATGGCGTTTCACAAAACGCTGCTCAAGCTGGGGGCACGCCCTGATTTAGCCGATGTGTTAAACGGCTTTGATATCAATGCGTTTTACCGTGCGCTTCACGCCAGGGCGAATTACCTACTCAACGGTTTCTTCTGGCCGGAAGTCGCTATGTATTTTAAGGCCCCGGCGACCATCGTGGATGGCTTTTTTATTCGTCATCACAGTTTTCGCGTCAGGATAGACGATGTAGAGCACTACTTATCAGGGCTGGTGGCGTACCAGCAGATGCTGCGTGAGGCAAGCTATGCCAGTGTCAAGCCACGAGTAGGGAATCGGCTGGATGCCAAGGCCATCGCCTCAGCAACTGAGGGAGTATGGGCATCAGTGCCGCCTGATGATTGGCAGGCGATAGGACTATGCTGCTGGCCAAAATCTTTTCAACCTGGGCAGGTTGTTGTCGCTCGTAGCAAAGAAATGGATAAAGGTTTTTTGCCATTCGCCGCAGTCAAGTCTCTGGTAAGTAAAGGTGCTTCCGCTGTCATTTGTGATGATCGTGAGACATATCGTGATATCGGTGTGCCCGTGCTGCACGTAGCTGATGTGCGTGCAGCGACGTTGGCGATAGGTCAGTGGCAGCGCCGGAATTACGCTGGGCGTGTCATCGGTGTTACCGGCAGTGCAGGTAAAACAACGGCAGTAGCGATGCTAGCCCATGTGTTGAACTACACCGGTGCTGTCGGACAAACGCAAGGCAGTGCCAACTTACCGATAGGCATTGCTTGGAACATGGCTTCGATGCCACAAAAAGCACCGTACTGGGTGGTTGAAATGGCCATTGGCTCCATGGCCCAGAATACCGATCTTGCCCGCCCTGACATCGCCATTGTTACTAATATTGCTGCATCGCATCTGGTGTATCACCGATCTCTGGACGAAATTGCCCGAAAGAAATCGCTTATTTTTCAGGGTATGCCACCCAATGGGATCGCTATTCTCTACCGTGATATGCCTCACTATATTTATCTGGCTGAGCAGGCGAGGCGCTATCACCTACAGGTGGTCAGTTTCGGTGAACATCCTGACGCAGACATACGCATGCTTGAATTTGCAGGGAATAGCGGTCGCATTATGTGTGATGGCGTTGTGTATGAACTTGGCTTGAGTGCTGCTGGGCGACATATGCTGCTGAATGCGATGGCAGTATTAGCCGTGGCTAGGCAAGATAATTTACCTTTAGACATCGTCATATCCCGTTTGGCATCTTTTCAAGCGGTGGCAGGGCGGGGCGAGGTGCGGGCTATAGACTGCTACGGGATGCCAATCACTCTGTACGATGAAACGTACAATGCCAATCCTCTATCGATGCGTATGGCGTTGGAGGCCTTCTCCTCACTCCCTGTGGACGCCAATAAAAAGCTGTTGATTATTGGCGATATGCTAGAGCTAGGGGCAGAGTCAGAACGTTTGCACCAGGAGCTTGCCCCAATCCTTGCTGCGCAATCAGCTAGAAGCATACTGCTCTGTGGTAAGCACTGCCAAGCGTTGTTGCCGTTGCTGGGTGGAGAGGCTTCTGGCGTGTTTCACTTCGCCGATGTTGAGGCTCTTGAAGCTGCATTGCCTGACCATCTAGTGCCTCAAGATAGCGTGTTTGTTAAGGCGTCCCATGGCATCGGACTGCACGCACTTTTTTCTCAGCTACCTCATGATTAA
- a CDS encoding response regulator transcription factor, with product MKHWFVTTDGSLKARWESAFPVSTATTPDKVLYQIQSGDVVWLTTMVENWDELIPTIAAKKAIVVLLSYAPNDREALKALDLGARGYVHTLAAPDVLKQVALVVSNQGVWVGQELLAKVMGGTFKALQNRQNGESYQHSEYLNLLTERERGVALAVTRGATNKEVARQLDITERTVKAHLSAIFKKLSVRDRLQLILKLAPVAESFSERL from the coding sequence ATGAAACATTGGTTTGTAACAACGGATGGTAGCCTCAAGGCACGCTGGGAAAGTGCTTTTCCTGTAAGCACAGCCACCACGCCAGATAAAGTGTTGTACCAGATACAGTCAGGTGACGTGGTCTGGCTAACAACGATGGTCGAAAACTGGGATGAGTTGATTCCGACGATAGCCGCAAAAAAGGCAATTGTGGTGTTACTCAGCTATGCACCTAATGATCGCGAGGCATTGAAGGCGCTTGACCTTGGGGCGCGTGGCTACGTGCACACACTGGCGGCACCTGATGTGCTTAAGCAAGTGGCTCTTGTGGTGTCTAATCAAGGCGTATGGGTGGGCCAAGAGTTGCTTGCGAAAGTGATGGGCGGGACATTTAAGGCCCTGCAAAATCGTCAGAATGGTGAAAGTTATCAACACAGCGAATATTTGAACCTGCTCACGGAGCGCGAGCGGGGCGTAGCGTTAGCCGTTACACGTGGTGCAACCAACAAAGAAGTTGCTCGCCAATTAGATATTACTGAGCGCACGGTAAAAGCCCACTTAAGCGCCATATTTAAGAAGCTATCCGTTCGTGACCGCCTGCAGTTAATTCTGAAGTTAGCGCCCGTTGCTGAGAGTTTTTCAGAACGACTCTAA
- a CDS encoding HlyD family type I secretion periplasmic adaptor subunit, which yields MAKKTTSTSEQKGFEAIGRFSEKGKKPFRPFMDRLFARRVTSAHLNRDWASDTDWARMQQEPIRARLFLYTVLLTIIVLVVWASVAAIDEVTRGAGRVIPASQLQRIQSFDGGVIEQIMVREGQVVSAGEVLMQIDPTRFVSDFRENRAQRFALEARAERLRALAAGTAFEPSEELRQEVPSIVMQEREVYESRREELREQENVLNDRIRQRREELREAQARRDTAQREASMAGQELNLTRPLLASGAVSEVEVLRLQREVSRATGERNQAAAAVSRLEAGVEEAEGQLLELGAERRSEWRNELAQTLGDLNALQQSGTGLQDRVRLTEIRSPVDGVIQRIHISTIGGVVQPGQEVLDIVPSDDQLLVEARIAPQDIAFLHPGQPATIKLTAYDYAIYGGLQAELDHISADTITDEEGNTFYLVRVRSLQDESIADRLQVIPGMTAQVDIVTGKRTVMQFLLKPVLRAWRDSMGER from the coding sequence ATGGCGAAAAAAACCACCTCCACGAGTGAGCAAAAAGGCTTTGAGGCCATTGGCCGATTTTCTGAGAAAGGGAAGAAGCCGTTTCGTCCTTTTATGGACCGTCTCTTTGCTCGCCGTGTCACCTCTGCGCATCTTAATCGTGATTGGGCAAGCGACACTGATTGGGCGCGTATGCAGCAAGAGCCCATACGTGCGCGGCTATTTCTCTACACTGTTTTATTAACCATCATTGTGCTGGTGGTTTGGGCATCGGTTGCTGCCATCGACGAAGTAACCCGTGGTGCAGGGCGCGTTATTCCGGCAAGCCAATTGCAGCGCATCCAGTCGTTTGACGGCGGTGTGATAGAACAGATCATGGTGCGAGAAGGGCAGGTGGTCAGCGCTGGTGAAGTGTTAATGCAAATTGACCCAACGCGGTTTGTTTCTGATTTTCGCGAAAACCGTGCTCAGCGTTTTGCACTTGAAGCACGAGCAGAACGGCTGCGGGCGTTAGCCGCTGGAACAGCATTTGAGCCTTCTGAAGAGCTGCGTCAAGAAGTGCCTAGTATCGTGATGCAGGAACGAGAAGTGTATGAAAGCCGCCGCGAAGAGCTACGCGAACAAGAAAACGTGCTCAACGATCGTATTCGGCAACGTCGAGAGGAGCTTCGGGAAGCGCAGGCACGTCGTGATACGGCCCAGCGTGAAGCAAGTATGGCAGGGCAAGAGCTTAACCTAACGCGCCCACTACTCGCCTCAGGTGCTGTTTCAGAAGTGGAGGTATTGCGCTTACAGCGTGAAGTATCGCGTGCCACCGGTGAGCGCAATCAAGCTGCCGCTGCTGTTTCACGTCTGGAAGCGGGAGTAGAAGAAGCAGAGGGGCAGCTACTTGAGCTAGGTGCCGAACGTAGAAGTGAGTGGCGAAATGAGCTTGCTCAGACGTTAGGCGACTTAAATGCACTTCAGCAGTCAGGCACGGGGCTTCAGGACAGGGTGCGACTTACCGAAATACGCTCGCCTGTCGATGGTGTGATTCAGCGTATTCATATCAGTACGATTGGCGGGGTGGTCCAGCCAGGGCAAGAAGTATTGGATATCGTACCTAGCGATGATCAACTACTGGTTGAAGCCCGTATTGCTCCCCAAGATATTGCTTTTCTCCACCCTGGTCAGCCAGCAACGATTAAGCTCACTGCCTATGACTATGCTATTTACGGCGGTTTGCAGGCTGAGCTTGATCACATCAGCGCAGATACGATTACGGATGAAGAAGGTAATACCTTTTACTTGGTACGTGTTCGTAGTTTGCAAGATGAAAGCATTGCCGATCGGCTTCAGGTTATACCAGGGATGACGGCACAGGTAGATATTGTCACAGGCAAAAGAACGGTTATGCAGTTCTTACTAAAACCTGTTTTGAGGGCGTGGCGAGATTCCATGGGGGAGCGCTAA